The Chlorocebus sabaeus isolate Y175 chromosome 16, mChlSab1.0.hap1, whole genome shotgun sequence genome window below encodes:
- the LOC140708551 gene encoding zinc finger protein 558-like isoform X1 — MAALCRTAESQNPMQVFQGFVSFKDVAVNFTDEEWKELDPAQRVLYRDVMLENCRNLVSLIGCPFSKPAIISQLEEVVNPRTHMQEGEVPRSSCTGK; from the exons ATGGCTGCTCTTTGCCGGACAGCAGAGTCCCAG AACCCCATGCAGGTGTTTCAGGGCTTTGTGTCATTCaaggatgtggctgtgaacttcACTGACGAAGAATGGAAAGAACTGGACCCTGCTCAGAGAGTCTTGTACAGAGATGTAATGCTGGAGAACTGTAGGAACCTGGTCTCCTTGA TAGGATGTCCATTTTCCAAACCTGCTATCATCTCCCAGTTGGAAGAAGTGGTAAACCCACGAACACACATGCAGGAGGGAGAGGTGCCAAGAAGCAGCTGTACAGGCAAGTGA
- the LOC140708551 gene encoding zinc finger protein 558-like isoform X2 — protein sequence MAALCRTAESQNPMQVFQGFVSFKDVAVNFTDEEWKELDPAQRVLYRDVMLENCRNLVSLRCPFSKPAIISQLEEVVNPRTHMQEGEVPRSSCTGK from the exons ATGGCTGCTCTTTGCCGGACAGCAGAGTCCCAG AACCCCATGCAGGTGTTTCAGGGCTTTGTGTCATTCaaggatgtggctgtgaacttcACTGACGAAGAATGGAAAGAACTGGACCCTGCTCAGAGAGTCTTGTACAGAGATGTAATGCTGGAGAACTGTAGGAACCTGGTCTCCTTGA GATGTCCATTTTCCAAACCTGCTATCATCTCCCAGTTGGAAGAAGTGGTAAACCCACGAACACACATGCAGGAGGGAGAGGTGCCAAGAAGCAGCTGTACAGGCAAGTGA